A window of Rattus norvegicus strain BN/NHsdMcwi chromosome 14, GRCr8, whole genome shotgun sequence contains these coding sequences:
- the LOC134481801 gene encoding uncharacterized protein LOC134481801 translates to MVAAIVVLIKDAGKLTLGQPLTILTPHAVEALVKQPPDRWLSNSHMTHYQALLLDAERVQFGPVVALNPATLLPLPEEAEQHDCLQILTEVHGTRPDLSDQPLQNADHTWYTDDNSFLAEGERKAGAAVTTEDKVIWAKALPAGTSAQRAELIALTQALKMTKGHQKGHNPEARGNRLADATAREAAMSKQILPLNSPDQPTPPPVGQTSWVYAHEDIELLEKKKWGPSTTLN, encoded by the exons atggtggctgctattgttgtcctgatcaaggatgctggaaaattgactttgggacagccactcaccatcctaacaccccacgcagtggaggccttggtaaaacagcccccagaccgctggctctctaattcccacatgacccactaccaagccttgttactggatgcagaacgggttcagtttgggcccgtagtcgccctcaatcctgccaccttgcttcccctaccagaggaggcagaacaacatgactgcctacaaatcctcacagaagtacatggaaccaggccggacctatcggaccagcctcttcagaatgctgaccacacatggtacacggatgacaacagcttcttggcagagggagagcgaaaggctggagctgcggtcactacggaggacaaagtgatttgggcgaaagccctgcctgctggtacctccgcacaacgggctgaactcatcgccttgactcaggcgctcaagatgacaaaag gacaccagaaaggacacaacccagaggcacgaggaaaccggctggccgatgccacggcgagagaagcggccatgagcaaacaaatcttgcccttaaatagcccagaccaacccacacccccaccagtgggacaaaccagttgggtttatgcccatgaggacatagagctcctagaaaaaaaaaaatgggggccatctaccaccctcaactaa